The proteins below are encoded in one region of uncultured Eubacteriales bacterium:
- a CDS encoding conserved hypothetical protein (Evidence 4 : Homologs of previously reported genes of unknown function) encodes MNMEALSEGLKLYVEEPMKVFAEAAILMFEWIGIIVIVAAGIVGIVSYLRRDPETRLKLAQGLAMSLEFKLGGEILRTVMVRELGEIAVVGAIILLRAALTFLIHWEIKNEEQSIGGSPIHLPKKHQ; translated from the coding sequence ATGAACATGGAGGCATTGAGCGAAGGGCTGAAGCTCTATGTCGAGGAGCCGATGAAGGTCTTCGCGGAGGCGGCAATTCTGATGTTTGAGTGGATCGGCATCATCGTCATCGTGGCGGCGGGTATCGTGGGCATCGTCAGCTACCTTCGCCGTGACCCGGAGACCCGACTCAAGCTGGCACAGGGCCTCGCCATGAGTCTTGAGTTCAAGCTGGGCGGCGAGATCCTGCGCACCGTCATGGTACGGGAGCTGGGGGAGATTGCCGTGGTGGGGGCCATCATCCTCCTCCGGGCCGCCCTTACGTTCCTCATACACTGGGAGATCAAGAACGAGGAGCAGAGCATAGGCGGCAGCCCCATCCACCTGCCCAAAAAGCACCAATGA
- the ykpA gene encoding Uncharacterized ABC transporter ATP-binding protein YkpA, translating to MITVSDLGLQYSGQPLFSHVDLQFIKGNCYGIIGANGAGKSTFLKILSGELEPTSGEVNVLPKTRMSILKQNQNAYDAFTVMDTVIMGNQRLYDIGREKDALYAKEDMTEADGIRACELEEEFAELGGWEAESDASRILQGLGVPVALHGDNMDTLDGRLKVKVLLAQALFGNPDILMMDEPTNNLDINAINWLEDFLLDFEGTVIVVSHDRHFLNTICTHIVDIDYNKIKMYVGNYDFWYDASQLMQQLMKNQSKKNEEKAQELKEFISRFSANKSKSKQATSRRKLLEKITLDEFPASSRRYPWVGFSPEREVGKDILFVTDVSKTIDGVKVLDKVSFIVGHGDKIAFVGDNENAHTALFKILTGELEPDEGTVKWGQTATFSYFPKDNTPFFQNNDDNLVEWLRQWSTDPHEAYLRGFLGRMLFSGDDVYKPVKVLSGGEKVRCMLSRMMLSGANVLLLDQPTNHLDLESIAAVNNGLEAVKCNVLFSSHDHQMVQTVATRVFDFTPNGQLIDRKMTYDEYLETLTET from the coding sequence ATGATCACAGTTTCCGACCTTGGGCTGCAGTACAGCGGCCAGCCTCTCTTCTCCCACGTGGACCTGCAGTTTATCAAGGGCAACTGCTACGGCATCATCGGCGCCAACGGTGCGGGCAAATCCACCTTTTTGAAAATCCTCTCCGGTGAGCTGGAGCCCACCTCCGGCGAGGTGAACGTCCTGCCCAAGACTCGCATGTCCATCCTCAAGCAGAACCAGAACGCCTACGACGCCTTTACCGTTATGGACACCGTCATCATGGGCAACCAGCGCCTCTACGATATCGGCAGGGAGAAGGACGCCCTCTACGCCAAGGAGGACATGACCGAGGCCGACGGCATCAGGGCCTGTGAGCTGGAGGAGGAGTTTGCCGAGCTGGGCGGCTGGGAGGCCGAGAGCGACGCGAGCCGCATCCTCCAGGGGTTGGGCGTGCCCGTCGCTCTCCATGGGGATAACATGGACACTCTGGACGGCCGCCTGAAGGTGAAGGTGCTTCTTGCCCAGGCCCTGTTTGGCAATCCCGACATCCTCATGATGGACGAGCCAACCAACAACCTGGACATCAACGCCATCAACTGGTTGGAGGACTTCTTGTTGGATTTTGAGGGCACCGTCATCGTGGTGAGCCACGACCGCCACTTCCTCAACACCATCTGTACCCACATCGTGGATATCGACTACAACAAGATCAAGATGTACGTGGGCAACTACGACTTCTGGTACGACGCCAGCCAGCTCATGCAGCAGCTCATGAAGAACCAGAGCAAGAAGAACGAGGAGAAGGCCCAGGAGCTCAAGGAGTTCATCTCTCGGTTTTCGGCCAATAAGTCCAAGAGCAAGCAGGCGACATCCCGCCGTAAGCTGCTGGAGAAGATCACTTTGGACGAATTCCCCGCCTCCTCCCGGCGCTACCCCTGGGTGGGTTTCTCCCCCGAGCGGGAGGTGGGCAAGGACATCCTCTTTGTCACCGACGTCTCCAAGACCATAGACGGCGTGAAGGTTCTCGACAAGGTGAGCTTTATCGTGGGCCACGGGGATAAAATCGCCTTTGTGGGCGACAATGAGAACGCCCACACCGCACTCTTTAAAATCCTCACTGGTGAGCTGGAGCCTGACGAGGGCACGGTGAAGTGGGGCCAGACCGCCACCTTCTCCTACTTCCCCAAGGATAACACCCCCTTCTTCCAGAATAACGACGACAACCTGGTGGAGTGGCTGCGCCAGTGGTCCACCGACCCCCACGAGGCTTACCTTCGGGGGTTCCTTGGCCGGATGCTCTTCTCCGGAGACGATGTGTATAAGCCGGTGAAGGTTCTCTCCGGCGGCGAGAAGGTGCGCTGCATGCTCTCCCGCATGATGCTCTCAGGGGCCAACGTCCTCCTTTTGGACCAGCCCACCAACCACCTGGACCTGGAGAGCATTGCCGCCGTCAACAACGGCCTGGAGGCGGTGAAGTGCAATGTGCTCTTCTCCAGCCATGATCACCAGATGGTACAAACCGTGGCCACCCGCGTATTCGACTTCACCCCCAACGGCCAGCTTATCGACCGGAAGATGACCTATGATGAATACCTCGAGACCTTGACAGAAACCTGA
- a CDS encoding conserved membrane hypothetical protein (Evidence 4 : Homologs of previously reported genes of unknown function): MRKAFLYPVAAIACGEVGFFLRRWELKSAFESDTGLPIQGAPAFWALVALSFAAAALFFLLSRGEKQPLEGGYDQAFAAKGNTLYVSVMALSALLLLAAGGLAFLNLPEAYSTAQVQTTLGGPNPMLSVLPKLLLAGLSVGSFFCVLALGRNSYRGEGKGKYSLPLLLPGYLAAFWLITAYQSRAGDPIRQDYIYEVCAIIAVLLAAYFIAGFSFERGKPGRTVFFSLLAVYLCLVTLADGHDLAAMLLFGAFVLYFTAAVAVLLFNGDGRMRRSSAKEEPRETEIDTEETTDEG, encoded by the coding sequence ATGCGCAAAGCGTTTTTATATCCCGTTGCCGCCATCGCGTGCGGAGAGGTGGGTTTTTTCCTCCGCCGTTGGGAGCTGAAGTCCGCCTTCGAGTCGGACACCGGCCTGCCCATCCAGGGGGCCCCCGCCTTCTGGGCCCTGGTAGCCCTCTCCTTCGCGGCGGCCGCCCTGTTTTTCCTCCTCAGCCGGGGAGAGAAACAGCCCCTTGAGGGCGGGTATGACCAGGCCTTCGCCGCCAAGGGCAACACTCTCTATGTCTCCGTGATGGCCCTGTCCGCACTCCTGCTGCTTGCGGCGGGTGGTCTTGCCTTCTTGAACCTGCCGGAGGCGTACAGTACCGCCCAGGTACAGACGACCCTGGGGGGGCCGAATCCCATGCTGAGCGTGCTGCCCAAGCTGCTGCTGGCCGGGCTCTCCGTAGGCTCCTTCTTCTGCGTGCTGGCCCTGGGGCGCAACAGCTACCGGGGAGAGGGCAAGGGGAAGTACAGCCTGCCCCTGCTCCTGCCGGGGTATCTCGCTGCCTTTTGGCTCATCACCGCCTACCAGTCCCGGGCCGGAGACCCCATCCGGCAGGACTATATCTACGAGGTCTGCGCCATCATCGCCGTGCTGCTGGCAGCCTACTTCATCGCGGGCTTTTCCTTTGAGCGGGGGAAACCGGGGCGTACTGTCTTCTTCTCCCTGCTGGCGGTGTACCTGTGCCTGGTGACCCTGGCGGACGGGCACGATCTTGCCGCTATGCTGCTCTTTGGCGCGTTCGTCCTCTATTTCACCGCCGCGGTCGCCGTGCTACTTTTTAACGGGGATGGGCGAATGCGGCGCTCCTCCGCAAAGGAGGAGCCGCGTGAGACAGAAATCGATACGGAGGAAACAACCGATGAAGGATAA
- a CDS encoding conserved hypothetical protein (Evidence 4 : Homologs of previously reported genes of unknown function), producing MTEYSIRWVHGHVEVFDAWGNFRFSADSEREAETEIMQEAA from the coding sequence ATGACAGAGTACAGCATCCGTTGGGTACACGGGCACGTCGAAGTCTTCGACGCCTGGGGCAACTTCCGCTTTTCCGCCGACAGTGAGCGGGAGGCGGAAACAGAAATCATGCAGGAGGCGGCCTGA
- a CDS encoding Hydrolase, TatD family, with translation MYFDTHAHYYDDAFDADRDAVLSGLPGKNVGLVLCPGCDIPTSQASVDLAERYPHVYAAVGFHPENLEGASLDDLAEIERMAAHSKVKAIGEIGLDYYWEKDPEKRRFQRDFFAAQLELAEKLDLPAIVHDREAHGDCLDIVRAHHGARGVYHCYSGSLEDAKTLVILGWMISFTGAITFKNARRALEVIEWLPLNRLMLETDAPYMAPEPYRGKRCDSGYLYRMAETVAQIKGLATEEVERITAENGKRFFNIT, from the coding sequence ATGTATTTTGATACCCACGCCCATTATTATGACGATGCCTTTGACGCAGACCGGGACGCGGTGCTTTCCGGTCTGCCGGGGAAGAATGTGGGGCTGGTCCTTTGCCCCGGATGCGACATCCCCACCTCCCAGGCGTCCGTCGACCTGGCGGAGCGGTATCCCCATGTCTATGCCGCTGTGGGTTTCCACCCGGAGAATTTGGAGGGAGCGAGCCTTGACGACCTTGCCGAGATCGAGCGCATGGCGGCCCACTCCAAGGTGAAGGCCATCGGGGAGATCGGTCTCGACTACTATTGGGAGAAGGATCCGGAAAAACGCAGGTTTCAGCGGGATTTTTTTGCCGCCCAGCTGGAGCTCGCTGAAAAACTGGACCTACCCGCCATCGTCCACGACCGGGAGGCCCATGGGGACTGCCTGGACATCGTCCGGGCTCACCATGGGGCCAGAGGGGTGTACCACTGCTACTCCGGCTCTCTGGAAGACGCCAAGACCCTGGTGATCCTGGGATGGATGATTTCCTTCACAGGAGCCATTACCTTCAAGAACGCCCGCCGGGCCCTGGAGGTCATTGAGTGGCTGCCCCTGAACCGCCTCATGCTGGAGACCGACGCGCCCTACATGGCCCCGGAGCCCTACCGGGGCAAGCGGTGCGACTCGGGCTACCTCTATCGCATGGCAGAGACCGTAGCCCAGATCAAGGGCCTTGCCACCGAAGAGGTGGAGCGAATCACCGCCGAGAACGGAAAACGTTTTTTCAATATTACGTAG
- a CDS encoding conserved hypothetical protein (Evidence 4 : Homologs of previously reported genes of unknown function), with protein sequence MYRYEYVTLYTGGGLWIDNSSAEHRAIIDRYAADGWRYVGYMPTCFTGNGGIKELDLIFEKEEP encoded by the coding sequence ATGTATCGCTACGAGTATGTCACCTTGTATACCGGCGGCGGGCTCTGGATCGACAACAGCTCGGCCGAGCACCGCGCCATCATTGACAGGTACGCTGCCGACGGCTGGCGGTACGTGGGCTATATGCCCACCTGCTTTACCGGCAACGGAGGCATCAAGGAGTTGGACCTTATTTTCGAGAAAGAGGAGCCCTGA
- the prfC gene encoding peptide chain release factor RF-3 (Evidence 2a : Function of homologous gene experimentally demonstrated in an other organism; PubMedId : 7737996, 8016068, 8016077, 8575429; Product type f : factor): MSQYNAEISRRRTFAIISHPDAGKTTLTEKFLLYGGAIAQAGVVKGKKNTRAATSDWMEIEKQRGISVTSSVMQFQYEGFCINILDTPGHQDFSEDTYRTLMAADSAVMVIDAAKGVEAQTRKLFKVCVMRDIPIFTFINKMDREARDPFELCQEIEHELGIDTYAVNWPIGCGKEFKGVYDRNRKEIVHFTSNGGSKAATATTVSLGDSHLDDLIGARLHSQLTDDVELLDGASCDFDMERVRHGKLSPVFFGSALTNFGVEPFLERFLQMTTAPLPRKAGDAVVDSVEDDFSAFVFKIQANMNKAHRDRIAFLRVVSGRFDAEKEVYHVQGGKKIKLSRPQQLMAAEREIIEEAYAGDIIGVFDPGLFSIGDTLCTPGKKFKFDPIPTFAPEHFQRVRSRDTMKRKQFLKGMEQIAQEGAIQIFRTPYSGMEEVVVGVVGTLQFDVLEYRMRSEYNVELYVEGLPYEYLRWIETESGEPVKEDDLILGSDVKLVEDYKGRQLLLFASQWSINWTAERNKQLTLLEFGGGKQE; this comes from the coding sequence TTGTCCCAATACAATGCTGAAATTTCCCGCCGACGCACGTTTGCCATCATCTCCCATCCCGACGCGGGCAAGACGACCCTGACGGAAAAATTCCTGCTCTACGGCGGAGCTATTGCCCAGGCGGGAGTGGTCAAGGGGAAGAAGAACACCCGGGCTGCCACGTCGGACTGGATGGAGATCGAGAAGCAGCGCGGCATCTCAGTGACCTCTTCCGTCATGCAGTTCCAGTACGAGGGGTTCTGCATCAACATTCTGGACACCCCGGGTCACCAGGACTTCTCCGAGGACACCTACCGCACCCTCATGGCGGCCGACAGCGCCGTCATGGTCATCGACGCGGCCAAGGGCGTTGAGGCCCAGACACGCAAGCTCTTCAAGGTCTGCGTCATGCGGGACATCCCCATCTTCACCTTCATCAATAAGATGGACCGGGAGGCCCGGGACCCCTTTGAGCTCTGCCAGGAGATTGAGCACGAGCTGGGCATCGATACCTATGCCGTCAACTGGCCCATCGGCTGTGGCAAGGAGTTCAAGGGCGTGTATGACCGCAACAGAAAGGAAATCGTCCACTTCACCAGCAACGGCGGCTCCAAGGCGGCCACCGCCACCACCGTCAGCCTGGGGGACAGCCATCTGGACGACCTCATCGGCGCACGGCTCCACAGCCAGCTCACCGACGATGTGGAGCTTCTGGACGGTGCGTCCTGTGACTTTGACATGGAGCGCGTGCGTCACGGCAAGCTCTCCCCCGTGTTCTTCGGCTCCGCCCTCACCAACTTCGGTGTGGAGCCGTTTCTGGAGCGATTTCTCCAGATGACCACCGCCCCCCTGCCCCGCAAGGCGGGAGATGCGGTCGTCGACTCTGTGGAAGACGACTTTTCCGCCTTCGTCTTCAAAATTCAGGCCAATATGAACAAGGCCCACCGGGACCGCATCGCGTTCCTTCGGGTGGTGTCCGGCCGATTCGATGCGGAAAAAGAGGTCTACCACGTCCAAGGCGGCAAGAAAATAAAGCTCTCCCGGCCCCAGCAGCTCATGGCCGCTGAGCGGGAGATCATCGAGGAGGCCTACGCCGGGGACATCATCGGCGTGTTCGATCCCGGCCTCTTCTCCATCGGGGACACCCTTTGTACCCCGGGCAAGAAGTTTAAGTTCGACCCCATTCCCACCTTCGCGCCCGAGCACTTCCAGCGGGTACGTTCACGGGACACCATGAAACGCAAGCAGTTTCTCAAGGGTATGGAGCAGATCGCCCAGGAGGGCGCCATCCAGATCTTTAGGACCCCCTACTCCGGCATGGAGGAGGTCGTCGTGGGCGTGGTGGGCACCCTGCAATTTGACGTACTGGAGTACCGAATGAGGAGCGAATACAACGTGGAGCTCTACGTGGAGGGCCTGCCCTACGAGTACCTCCGCTGGATCGAGACTGAGAGCGGAGAGCCGGTCAAGGAGGACGACCTCATTTTGGGCTCCGACGTGAAGCTGGTGGAGGACTACAAGGGCCGCCAACTTCTCCTCTTTGCTTCACAGTGGTCTATCAACTGGACGGCGGAGCGTAACAAGCAGCTCACCTTACTCGAGTTCGGTGGCGGGAAGCAGGAATAA
- the crcB gene encoding Protein CrcB homolog codes for MAVNCLLVALGGGMGAMARYLLGLLPVGVDFPVTTLAINFIGAVVIGAVTAAAGLLPVPDRTVLFLKTGLCGGFTTFSTFSLETMNLLEKGRTATGVIYASGSVVLCLIGVLLGRGLAKLMFGK; via the coding sequence ATGGCCGTCAACTGCTTGCTGGTCGCCCTGGGGGGCGGGATGGGGGCGATGGCCCGGTATCTGCTTGGCCTTCTCCCCGTGGGGGTGGACTTTCCGGTCACTACTCTCGCTATCAATTTTATCGGTGCAGTAGTCATTGGCGCGGTCACTGCCGCCGCCGGGCTCCTGCCTGTTCCCGATCGGACTGTCCTCTTTCTGAAGACCGGCCTGTGCGGCGGGTTCACCACCTTTTCTACCTTCTCGCTGGAGACCATGAATCTCCTGGAGAAAGGCCGGACGGCTACGGGGGTGATCTATGCCTCCGGCAGCGTGGTCCTGTGCCTAATCGGGGTCCTGCTGGGCCGGGGACTGGCTAAACTTATGTTTGGTAAATAG
- the metG gene encoding Methionine--tRNA ligase — translation MRQKSIRRKQPMKDKFYITTPIYYPSDKLHIGHTYCTVATDAMARYKRLRGYDVMFLTGTDEHGQKIEDKAREAGVTPKEFVDHIVEGPGGILDLWKLMNISNDRFIRTTDDYHEQAIQKIFKELYEKGDIYKGKYTGKYCKPCESFWTESQLVNGKCPDCGREVYDAEEEAYFFKLSNYASRIQDLLENTDFLEPRSRVNEMVNNFIKPGLEDLCVSRTSFTWGVPVDFDPGHVVYVWIDALSNYITALGYDNDRYHDYETYWPADVHFIGKEIVRFHSIIWPAILMALGEPLPKKVFGHGWLLLDGGKMSKSKGNVVDPYVLANRYGVDALRFFLLREFPFGSDGNFSNEALITRINTDLANDLGNLLSRTTAMVGKYFEGKLPEARKAETVDDDLISLVTALPGKYEGQMEHFAFQGALAEVFTVIQRANKYIDETAPWALAKDMETNGPRLASVMYNLLETLRVAAVLLTPFMPESMDKLFDQIGACQGCRVWESVGVWGGLSATAQVEKGENLFPRIDLEKELVELEQAAEEAKKAALPALELEPYAEEKVDFETFSKSDFRVVKVKACENVKKSEKLLKFTLDDGSGTDRQILSGIAKWYKAEELVGKTLAAIVNLPPRKMMGQESNGMLISAVHKEKGEEVLHLLMLSDAIPAGAKLC, via the coding sequence GTGAGACAGAAATCGATACGGAGGAAACAACCGATGAAGGATAAATTCTATATTACAACCCCTATTTACTACCCCTCGGACAAGCTGCACATCGGCCACACCTACTGCACCGTGGCCACCGACGCCATGGCCCGCTATAAGCGCCTGCGGGGGTACGACGTGATGTTCCTGACCGGCACCGATGAGCACGGCCAGAAGATCGAGGACAAGGCCCGTGAGGCCGGCGTTACCCCCAAGGAATTCGTGGATCACATCGTGGAGGGCCCCGGAGGCATTCTGGACCTGTGGAAACTGATGAACATCTCTAACGACCGTTTTATCCGCACCACCGATGACTATCATGAGCAGGCCATTCAAAAGATTTTCAAGGAGCTCTATGAGAAGGGCGACATTTACAAGGGCAAGTACACCGGCAAGTACTGCAAGCCCTGCGAGAGTTTTTGGACCGAGAGCCAGCTGGTGAACGGCAAGTGCCCCGACTGCGGCCGTGAGGTATACGACGCGGAGGAGGAAGCCTATTTCTTTAAGCTCTCCAACTACGCAAGCCGCATCCAGGACCTGCTGGAAAACACCGACTTCTTGGAGCCCCGCTCCCGCGTGAACGAGATGGTCAACAACTTTATCAAGCCGGGCCTTGAGGACCTGTGCGTCTCCCGCACCAGCTTCACCTGGGGCGTGCCGGTGGACTTCGACCCCGGTCATGTGGTCTACGTCTGGATCGATGCCCTCTCCAACTATATCACCGCCCTGGGGTACGACAACGACCGCTACCACGACTACGAGACCTATTGGCCCGCCGACGTGCACTTCATCGGCAAGGAGATCGTCCGGTTCCACTCCATCATCTGGCCCGCCATCCTTATGGCCCTGGGCGAGCCCTTGCCCAAGAAGGTCTTCGGCCACGGCTGGCTCCTGCTGGACGGCGGCAAGATGAGCAAGTCCAAGGGCAACGTAGTGGACCCCTATGTGCTGGCGAACCGCTACGGAGTGGACGCCCTGCGGTTTTTTCTCCTGCGGGAGTTCCCCTTCGGCTCGGACGGCAACTTCTCAAACGAGGCCCTTATTACCCGCATCAACACCGACCTTGCAAACGACCTCGGGAACCTCCTCTCCCGGACCACCGCCATGGTGGGCAAATACTTTGAGGGGAAGCTGCCCGAGGCCCGTAAGGCTGAGACAGTGGACGACGACCTCATAAGTCTCGTCACCGCTCTGCCCGGCAAGTACGAGGGGCAGATGGAGCACTTCGCCTTTCAGGGCGCGCTGGCGGAGGTCTTCACCGTCATCCAGCGGGCAAACAAGTATATCGACGAGACCGCCCCCTGGGCTCTCGCCAAGGACATGGAGACAAACGGCCCCCGGCTTGCCAGCGTCATGTATAATCTGCTGGAGACTCTGCGGGTTGCCGCCGTCCTCCTTACCCCCTTTATGCCCGAGTCCATGGACAAGCTTTTCGACCAGATCGGCGCCTGTCAGGGCTGTCGGGTATGGGAGAGCGTTGGCGTCTGGGGCGGCCTGAGCGCCACCGCGCAGGTGGAGAAGGGGGAGAATCTCTTCCCCCGCATCGATTTGGAAAAGGAGCTTGTCGAGCTGGAGCAGGCCGCTGAGGAGGCCAAGAAGGCCGCCCTGCCCGCCCTGGAGCTGGAGCCCTACGCGGAAGAGAAGGTGGACTTCGAGACCTTCTCTAAGAGCGACTTCCGCGTAGTGAAGGTCAAGGCCTGCGAGAATGTGAAGAAGAGCGAAAAGCTCCTCAAGTTTACCCTGGACGACGGCAGCGGCACCGACCGGCAGATCCTCTCCGGCATCGCCAAGTGGTACAAGGCCGAGGAGCTGGTGGGTAAGACCCTGGCCGCAATCGTCAACCTGCCCCCCCGCAAGATGATGGGGCAGGAGTCCAACGGTATGCTCATCTCCGCAGTCCACAAGGAGAAGGGCGAGGAGGTCCTGCACCTTCTCATGCTCAGCGACGCCATCCCCGCCGGCGCGAAGCTCTGCTAA
- a CDS encoding conserved hypothetical protein (Evidence 4 : Homologs of previously reported genes of unknown function) has protein sequence MDRHPLYHHDFPGFLLELAGTDVVLRLQGVGMNCGCEYTSFPLFRACRPVSRYEHSLGVGLIVWHFTGNRAQAAAGLLHDISTPVFAHVVDFLNGDHIRQESTEALTEDFIAESSQLQAVLGKYGLTTAHVADYHRYPLADNDAPRLSADRLEYTLCNLVSYGVCTQAEVGAFYEDLDAEEGELVFRTPQTAATFTRAALAMAQIYICDEDRFAMEYLAGLIRGALKERILTATDLYRTEPEVIAKLEAAPETAEAWRRFRTFSRVLRADTPQGEGWLRVEAKKRYIDPYIQGLGRVSAAFPEIGREMADFLKTDFDYWLRGE, from the coding sequence ATGGACCGCCACCCCCTCTACCACCATGATTTCCCTGGTTTTTTGCTGGAGCTGGCGGGCACAGACGTGGTGCTCCGGCTCCAGGGCGTGGGAATGAACTGTGGGTGCGAGTATACGAGTTTTCCCCTGTTTCGCGCCTGCCGCCCAGTCTCCCGGTATGAGCACAGCTTGGGGGTTGGCCTCATCGTATGGCATTTCACCGGGAACAGGGCGCAGGCGGCGGCGGGACTCCTCCACGATATAAGCACTCCGGTCTTCGCCCATGTGGTGGACTTTCTCAATGGAGACCATATACGGCAGGAATCCACTGAGGCCCTGACGGAGGATTTCATCGCCGAATCTTCCCAGCTTCAGGCTGTCCTGGGGAAATACGGCCTCACCACCGCGCATGTGGCCGACTACCACCGCTACCCCCTGGCGGACAACGATGCCCCCCGCCTCTCGGCGGATCGGCTGGAATACACGCTATGCAACCTGGTCTCCTATGGGGTTTGCACTCAGGCGGAGGTGGGGGCTTTTTATGAGGACCTAGACGCAGAGGAGGGGGAGCTGGTCTTCCGCACGCCCCAAACCGCGGCGACATTTACCCGGGCCGCGCTGGCCATGGCACAAATTTATATTTGTGACGAGGACCGTTTCGCAATGGAGTATTTGGCGGGACTCATCCGGGGTGCACTGAAAGAAAGAATTCTCACCGCCACCGACCTCTACCGCACCGAGCCGGAGGTCATCGCTAAGCTGGAGGCGGCGCCCGAAACGGCGGAGGCATGGCGGCGGTTCCGCACGTTCTCCAGAGTTCTCCGGGCCGACACTCCCCAGGGGGAGGGCTGGCTCCGGGTGGAGGCCAAGAAACGCTACATAGACCCCTATATACAGGGACTGGGCCGTGTTTCGGCGGCATTCCCGGAAATTGGCCGAGAAATGGCGGACTTTTTAAAAACCGATTTTGATTATTGGCTGCGAGGAGAGTGA
- a CDS encoding HAD hydrolase, family IA, variant 1 gives MFDGILFDLDGTLWDATPVMVGAWAQVLSRHPEVPRPPVELQEIRGNMGLLLDDIGARMFPNLTPSARASIMKEFNVLDTAYLAARGGVLFPGTAETLEILSGKCRLFVVSNCQDGYIESFYQGNGLEKFFSGHECAGRTGLPKSRNIALVVERYGLKNPVYIGDTALDCSSSQEAGVPFLHAAYGFGEVPGVPYVTAFGQIPEALERMSPP, from the coding sequence GTGTTTGACGGGATATTATTTGACTTAGACGGCACCCTATGGGACGCCACCCCGGTGATGGTGGGGGCCTGGGCCCAGGTGCTCTCCCGCCACCCGGAGGTACCCCGGCCCCCGGTGGAGCTGCAGGAGATCCGGGGCAATATGGGCCTCCTGCTGGATGATATCGGGGCGCGGATGTTTCCCAACCTGACGCCGAGTGCGCGCGCCTCCATCATGAAGGAGTTTAACGTCCTGGATACGGCATACCTGGCGGCGCGGGGCGGCGTCCTCTTTCCCGGCACGGCGGAGACGCTGGAGATTCTGTCCGGGAAGTGCAGACTCTTCGTCGTAAGCAACTGCCAGGACGGATATATCGAAAGCTTTTATCAGGGCAACGGCCTGGAAAAATTCTTTTCCGGCCACGAGTGCGCCGGACGGACGGGCCTTCCCAAGAGCAGGAACATTGCCTTGGTGGTGGAGCGGTACGGCCTCAAAAACCCGGTCTATATCGGTGACACGGCACTGGACTGTTCCTCGTCCCAGGAGGCGGGAGTGCCCTTTCTCCACGCGGCCTACGGCTTTGGCGAGGTACCCGGCGTGCCCTATGTGACGGCTTTCGGGCAGATCCCTGAGGCCTTGGAGCGCATGAGTCCGCCGTAA
- a CDS encoding hypothetical protein (Evidence 5 : No homology to any previously reported sequences), whose amino-acid sequence MQGARLCGGCTSFDVKRDGKPPRGRHGHFQCPTRRPLDPGFMEEGSGAAQETNSDNIATPPTASPLIPASRHRTRVR is encoded by the coding sequence TTGCAGGGGGCGCGCCTATGCGGTGGGTGTACCTCTTTTGACGTCAAAAGAGATGGAAAACCACCTAGGGGGCGGCACGGGCATTTTCAATGCCCTACTCGCCGCCCCCTGGACCCCGGTTTTATGGAAGAGGGCAGCGGTGCGGCCCAAGAAACCAACTCAGACAACATCGCTACCCCGCCCACTGCCTCGCCGCTTATTCCTGCTTCCCGCCACCGAACTCGAGTAAGGTGA